Proteins from a single region of Hydra vulgaris chromosome 12, alternate assembly HydraT2T_AEP:
- the LOC136088982 gene encoding uncharacterized protein LOC136088982, with the protein MALAVSAIGNSIPPYFIFPRVNFKSHFICDGPIGCDGSAHSSGWMTETNFLKYIKHFSIHARCSNDRPCLVLIDNHSSHLDAAVLDFCKENGITFLSFPAHCSHKLQPLDRSVYGPFEKFVNSACDAWVTVNKQTMTIYDIPGIVKAALPNAITPRNIISGFQATGIYPFNRDIFPESDFLPSYLTDRPDPSTKMSSVDFSITKQTPKNKVSAVDCKQTPSNGVLSVDCKQKKFKKFNSNESKYKKGNFPNLDSTSGASLNSSLIQSPEEVRPFEKAQPRKNNLNKLRNRKRIFAILTDTPVKKALQRHRKQQKKKTEGLKK; encoded by the coding sequence ATGGCTTTGGCGGTTAGTGCGATTGGCAATAGCATACCTCCATATTTTATCTTTCCCagagttaattttaaatctCACTTTATTTGTGATGGACCAATAGGATGTGATGGATCAGCACATTCTTCAGGATGGATGACAGAgacaaattttcttaaatatatcaaacatttttctatCCATGCACGTTGTTCCAATGATCGCCCTTGTTTGGTATTGATTGACAACCACAGCTCTCATCTTGATGCAGCAGTActtgatttttgtaaagaaaatggtatcacatttttatcttttccaGCACACTGTAGTCATAAATTACAACCATTAGATAGAAGTGTTTACGGTCCTTTTGAAAAGTTTGTGAACTCAGCATGTGATGCATGGGTTActgtaaacaaacaaactatGACTATCTATGACATACCTGGTATAGTAAAAGCCGCACTTCCTAATGCTATAACTCCAAGGAACATAATTAGTGGTTTCCAAGCAACAGGTATTTATCCATTTAACAGAGATATTTTTCCCGAAAGTGATTTTTTGCCATCATATTTAACAGATAGACCAGACCCTAGCACTAAAATGTCATCTGTGGATTTTAGCATCACTAAACAAACACCTAAAAACAAAGTTTCAGCTGTGGATTGTAAACAAACACCTAGCAACGGAGTTTTATCTGTggattgtaaacaaaaaaaattcaaaaaatttaattcaaatgaaTCAAAATATAAGAAAGGAAATTTTCCAAATTTAGACAGCACATCAGGTGCTTCTCTAAACTCTTCACTTATACAATCTCCTGAAGAAGTGAGGCCTTTTGAAAAAGCTCAGCctagaaaaaacaatttaaataagcTCAGAAATCGGAAACGAATTTTTGCTATATTAACTGATACACCAGTTAAAAAAGCCTTGCAAAGGCACAGAAagcagcaaaagaaaaaaacagaagggctcaaaaaataa